CGCGGGCCGCTCACGGCGTGATCACGCCGCTCGAACCGCGGTTTTCGCCCCGCTCGAATCGCGCACGCTACGCGAACAGTTGTCTGGCGTCGTCGATAGCCTCGACGAGTTTGTCGACCTCCTCGCGGGTGTTGTAGACGTAGAAGGAGGCCCGTGCGGAGGCGGCCACGCCGAGTTTGTCGTGCAGCGGCTGCGTACAGTGGTCGCCGGCCCGGATGGCGACCGCCGAGTCGTTGAGGATCGAGGAGAGGTCGTGGGCGTGGACGGAATCGAGGTTGAACGCGACCAGCCCGCCCCGCTCGTCGCCCGCGGAGGGCCCGTAGGTCTCGACGTCGTTCTGTTCGACCAGCCGTTCCATCGCGTAGTCGGCCAGTCGCTGTTCGTGGCGCTGGATCCGCTCCATCCCGATGTCGTCGAGGTAGTCACAGGCCTCCGCCAGGGCGATCCCCTGGCAGATGACCGGCGTCCCGGCCTCGAACTTCCAGGGGAGGTCGTTCCAGGTCGCGTCCTCGAAGGTGACCTTCTTGATCATCTCGCCGCCGTAGAGGTACGGTTCCATCTCTTCGAGGATGTGTTTCTTCCCGTAGAGGACGCCGATCCCGGTCGGCCCGGCCATCTTGTGGCCCGAAAAGGCCAGGAAGTCGGCGTCGATGGCCTCGACGTCGACCGGGCGGTTCGGGACCGATTGGGCACCGTCGACGAAGATGTAGGCGTCGTGGTCGTGGGCGATGTCGGCTAACTCGGAGACGGGGTTGACCGTCCCGAGCGTGTTCGAGACGTGGACGACGCTGACCATCGCCGTGTCGTCGGTGATGAGTTCCCGAGCGTGGTCCATGTCCAGAGTCCCGTCCTCCTGGACGCTGATGTACCGGCAGGTAGCGCCGGTCCGTTTGGCGATCTGTTGCCACGTGACAAGGGAAGCGTGGTGTTCCATCTCCGTGAGGACGACCTCGTCCTCGGGGCCGAGTTCGTTCAGTCCCCAGGCGTAGGCGACGAGGTTCTCGCTCTCGGTGGTGTTCTTGGTGAAGACGATCTCCTCGCGCTCGCCGGAGGCGCCGATGAACTCCGCGACGCGGTCGTGGGCGTCCTCGTAGGCGACGCTGGCTTCCTGGCTCAACTGGTGGAGGCCGCGGTGGACGTTGGCGTTGGTCGTCCGGTAGTAGTCCGCGATGGTCTCGACGACCGGCTCGGGGGTCTGGGTCGTCGCCGCGTTGTCGAGATACACCACTTGCTCGCCGTCGAACTCCCGCTGGAGGATCGGGAAGTCCTCGCGGATACTCGCCACGTCGAGCAGTTCGGATTCGGAGTGTCCCATTACCCGTACGTGGGGCTCGACGGGCAACTTTCCTTCGGTTCACCTAGAACTCGGTCCCGGCGACAGTCCGTCGCCGCGGTAGCGCTACATCCAGAGCAGTTGTGCGTGAAGGGTTCCGTCCAGGTCTAAGACGTTCTCCTCGTCGACGAAACCGTGTTCGATGGCCACGTCGACGGCCGTCTCGCCGACGATGTTGGCGACGCTACAGCGGGCGAGGCTCTGGACGACCTCCTCCTCGCTTGCGGGCTTGCCGTCGTAGAACTCCTCGTCGACGGTCAGCGAGACGGAGCCGTCCTCGAACGTCTCGCCCATGATCTCCGGATCACAGACCGAGACGAGCAGTCCCTCGTCGGTGTCGCGCTCGTTGAGGAGCATCTATTCGAGCAGCTGCTCTTCGGCCTCTTCGCGCATTTCCTTGACCTCGTCGGCCAGCTCCTCGGCCTCTTCGTACTTGCCCAACTCCTCCAGTGCGCGGGCCTTCTCCTCTAAGATATCGGCGTTCCGGAACCCTAGCCGGATCGCGTTGTCGAAGGCCTCGACGGCGTCCTCGGCGAGACCACGTTCCAGGAGGAAGAAGCCGCGGTTGTACCACCCTTCGGCGAAGCGGGTGTCGATCTCGACGGCGCGCTCGGCGTGTTCCAGGGCCTGCTCGGACCGGCCGGACTCCCAC
Above is a window of Haloarcula halophila DNA encoding:
- a CDS encoding DUF424 domain-containing protein, giving the protein MLLNERDTDEGLLVSVCDPEIMGETFEDGSVSLTVDEEFYDGKPASEEEVVQSLARCSVANIVGETAVDVAIEHGFVDEENVLDLDGTLHAQLLWM
- a CDS encoding aminotransferase class V-fold PLP-dependent enzyme → MGHSESELLDVASIREDFPILQREFDGEQVVYLDNAATTQTPEPVVETIADYYRTTNANVHRGLHQLSQEASVAYEDAHDRVAEFIGASGEREEIVFTKNTTESENLVAYAWGLNELGPEDEVVLTEMEHHASLVTWQQIAKRTGATCRYISVQEDGTLDMDHARELITDDTAMVSVVHVSNTLGTVNPVSELADIAHDHDAYIFVDGAQSVPNRPVDVEAIDADFLAFSGHKMAGPTGIGVLYGKKHILEEMEPYLYGGEMIKKVTFEDATWNDLPWKFEAGTPVICQGIALAEACDYLDDIGMERIQRHEQRLADYAMERLVEQNDVETYGPSAGDERGGLVAFNLDSVHAHDLSSILNDSAVAIRAGDHCTQPLHDKLGVAASARASFYVYNTREEVDKLVEAIDDARQLFA